GACCTCACGCTCGACGAGGACAGCCACGAGGTCTCGCGGGCCGGGGAGAACATCCACCTCACCGCCACCGAGTTCGAACTCCTGCGGTTCCTCATGCGCAACCCCCGGCGGGTGCTCAGCAAGGCGCAGATCCTCGACCGGGTGTGGTCGTACGACTTCGGCGGCCAGGCCAATGTCGTCGAGCTGTACATCTCGTACCTGCGCCGGAAGATCGACGCGGGACGTGAGCCGATGATCCACACCCGGCGCGGCGCGGGTTACCTGATCAAGCCCGCCGCCTCATGAGCGGGCGACGACGGCCGCGGGCGCAGAAGCGAGCAGGGCGAGCAGGCAAGCCGCGCACGCTGCGGACGCGGCTCGTCGTCGCGTCGGTGGTGCTGATCGCCGTGATCTGCGCGGTGATCGGCACGGTGACGACTCTGGCGTTGCGGTCGCATCTGTACGACCAGTTGGGCGACCAGGTCTTCGATGCGGGGAAGCGTCTGGCGGGGCCGCCGTTCAGCATTCCGGACGACCAGAACTCGAAAAACCAGACGCAGAACCAGTCCCAGACGCAGAACCAGAACCGGATCCAGGAGCAGGACCAGCTCGACGGCTTCGTCACGCACGGCCCCACGCAGGAGAACACCGTCGCCGCCGAGGTCGGCACCGACGGCACCATCTCCAAGGCGGTCATCGCCGTACGGGAGTCCAGCGACGTCGGCCAGCAGATGAACGCCGCCTCGCTGACCGCGGCCCAGCGGGCCGTGTTCGCCGGAGTGCCCACCACGGGCAAGCACGTCGTGACCATTCCGGACGTCGGCGAGTACCTGGTGATGTACGTCAAGGCGAGGGACGGCAGTACCGGCTACTACGTGGCGCTCCCCACCGACAGCGTGAGCAACACCGTCAACACCCTGATCCTCGTAGAGATCAGCGTCACCGCCGCCGGTCTCGGTGCCGCCGTCATCGCCGGTTACGTGCTGGTCGGGCTCGCCACCCGCCCCCTCCGCAAGGTCGCCAACACCGCCACCCGGGTCTCCGAACTGCCGCTGCACACCGGCGAGGTGAACCTCAGCGAGCGGGTGCCGGAGTCGGAGTGCGATCCGCACACCGAGGTCGGTCAGGTCGGCTCCGCGCTCAACAGGATGCTGGACCACGTCCACGGCGCCCTGCACGCCCGGCAGCAGAGCGAGATGCGGGTACGGCAGTTCGTCGCGGACGCCAGTCATGAGCTGAGGACCCCGCTCGCCTCCATCCGCGGATACGCCGAACTCACCCGGCGCGGCCGGGAACAGGTCGGCCCCGACACCCGGCACGCCCTGGGCCGTATCGAGTCCGAGGCGGGCCGGATGACGCTGCTCGTGGAGGACCTGCTGCTGCTCGCGCGCCTGGACGCCGGGCGGCCGCTCCAGTTCGAGCACACCGACCTGATCCCGCTCGTCGTGGACACCATCAGCGACGCCCGCGCGGCCGGCATGGACCACAACTGGCGCCTGGACCTGCCCGACGAACCGGCCCTGGTCGCCGGTGACGCGGCCCGC
Above is a window of Streptomyces griseorubiginosus DNA encoding:
- a CDS encoding HAMP domain-containing sensor histidine kinase; translated protein: MSGRRRPRAQKRAGRAGKPRTLRTRLVVASVVLIAVICAVIGTVTTLALRSHLYDQLGDQVFDAGKRLAGPPFSIPDDQNSKNQTQNQSQTQNQNRIQEQDQLDGFVTHGPTQENTVAAEVGTDGTISKAVIAVRESSDVGQQMNAASLTAAQRAVFAGVPTTGKHVVTIPDVGEYLVMYVKARDGSTGYYVALPTDSVSNTVNTLILVEISVTAAGLGAAVIAGYVLVGLATRPLRKVANTATRVSELPLHTGEVNLSERVPESECDPHTEVGQVGSALNRMLDHVHGALHARQQSEMRVRQFVADASHELRTPLASIRGYAELTRRGREQVGPDTRHALGRIESEAGRMTLLVEDLLLLARLDAGRPLQFEHTDLIPLVVDTISDARAAGMDHNWRLDLPDEPALVAGDAARLQQVLINLLGNARKHTPEGTTVTARVQRRGPWMCVDVEDNGQGIPPELLPHVFERFARGDSSRSRASGSTGLGLAIVQAVATAHGGAVTVDSVPGRTVFTVHLPAVGPVTPRPAPETNWQSHSQAQHSAAIWVQQGA